A single region of the Acidobacteriota bacterium genome encodes:
- a CDS encoding VWA domain-containing protein: MRFHRPLVATLVLATLPAAAQESPLPDLFSDVIDVRVVNVEVVVTDRRGNRIRGLEASDFELRVDGEPVPIDYFTEIDDGRALATADQRVDGVPTLAAGEQVGTNYLIFIDDLHAIQQRRNRVLERFAQDLAHLGPADRVAVVAFDGHDLTRFTDWTSSGDEIEAALRRARKRTPYGLLYRYGMGSEPGDKTRRSVMAAAGTMRSFANAPGRKVMLLLIEGWATVSDFWDSGSPYVAAFAGARLNRLYGPLVSAANLVGYSLYPIDLPGLRGPNFPISGFGATGLTSTFTGAIGGYSLMESPERRFHDVLQFLADETGGLPMINSFSNKALAEATEDTRSYYWLGFEPPRNEDDRVHDLEVRLPGHRGLRARSRENYVDMSKATEVSMLVEGALLFGGSPGAGSLNVDFGTPRKAGFRKIFVPMKVTIPLDEVELLPMDGQWINELEFRIRLMDRFGDQAVPPAAKVTVAIPNEPSPGDRFVFETDLRIRKRKHRYVAAVYDPLAGELLSASGTVGAR, encoded by the coding sequence TTGAGATTCCACAGGCCCCTTGTGGCGACACTGGTCCTCGCCACGCTCCCCGCCGCCGCCCAGGAGAGCCCCCTGCCGGACCTGTTCTCCGACGTGATCGACGTCCGCGTCGTCAACGTCGAGGTCGTCGTCACGGACAGGAGGGGAAACCGGATTCGGGGTCTCGAGGCAAGCGACTTCGAACTCCGCGTGGACGGTGAGCCGGTACCGATCGACTACTTCACGGAGATCGACGACGGCAGAGCGCTGGCCACGGCCGACCAGCGCGTCGACGGAGTGCCAACGCTGGCCGCGGGCGAGCAGGTCGGCACGAACTACCTGATCTTCATCGACGACCTGCACGCGATCCAGCAACGAAGAAACCGCGTGCTGGAACGCTTCGCGCAGGACCTGGCCCACCTGGGACCGGCCGACCGCGTGGCGGTCGTCGCCTTCGACGGGCACGACCTGACGCGGTTCACGGACTGGACGAGTTCGGGAGATGAGATCGAGGCCGCGCTGCGGCGGGCCAGGAAGCGGACGCCCTACGGACTGCTGTACAGGTACGGCATGGGCTCGGAGCCGGGCGACAAGACCCGGCGCTCGGTGATGGCCGCCGCCGGCACCATGCGCAGCTTCGCCAACGCACCGGGCCGCAAGGTCATGCTGCTGCTGATCGAGGGGTGGGCCACCGTGTCCGACTTCTGGGACTCCGGGTCGCCGTACGTGGCCGCGTTCGCCGGCGCAAGGCTGAACCGGCTCTATGGGCCTCTGGTCAGTGCGGCGAACCTGGTCGGCTACAGCCTTTACCCGATCGACCTTCCGGGCCTGCGCGGCCCGAACTTTCCGATCAGCGGCTTCGGAGCCACAGGCCTCACTTCAACCTTCACGGGTGCTATTGGCGGGTACTCACTGATGGAGTCGCCCGAGCGGCGATTCCATGACGTCCTCCAGTTCCTGGCCGACGAGACCGGCGGGCTTCCCATGATCAACTCCTTCAGCAACAAGGCCCTTGCCGAGGCGACGGAGGACACGCGTTCCTACTACTGGCTCGGTTTCGAGCCCCCCCGGAACGAGGACGACAGGGTTCACGACCTGGAAGTTCGCCTGCCCGGGCACCGCGGCCTCCGTGCCCGGTCGCGGGAGAACTACGTGGACATGTCGAAGGCGACCGAAGTCTCGATGCTGGTCGAGGGCGCGCTCCTGTTCGGCGGTTCTCCAGGCGCCGGGTCCCTGAACGTCGACTTCGGCACTCCCCGGAAGGCCGGGTTCCGGAAGATCTTCGTGCCGATGAAGGTGACGATTCCTCTCGACGAGGTGGAGCTGCTGCCGATGGACGGCCAGTGGATCAACGAGCTCGAGTTCAGGATCAGGCTGATGGACAGGTTCGGCGATCAGGCGGTGCCGCCGGCGGCGAAGGTCACGGTGGCCATTCCGAACGAGCCCTCGCCGGGCGACCGTTTCGTTTTCGAGACCGACCTCCGGATCCGGAAGCGCAAGCACCGCTACGTCGCGGCGGTCTACGACCCGCTCGCCGGCGAGCTGCTTTCGGCGAGCGGGACGGTGGGCGCCCGGTAG
- a CDS encoding VWA domain-containing protein, whose translation MKAAMVPVVTMLLAALPAAAQEAPLPNLFSDVMDVRVVNVEAVVTDRKGNRVRGLEANDFELLVDGKPAPIDYFTEIDGGLAVATRDDRIGGVPTLTPDKQVGTNFLIFIDELFAIRRQRDGFLNRLERDLALLNPSDQVAIVAFDGYNVTRLTDWTNSRHKMEEAIGQARERKALGLTRILGLGNLEDQIRRTVMAATASIRSLADVPGRKVMLLLVETYCTPTRSWAFSSFWQEGTCWESVGNVYQPLVTTANLVGYTVYPVDMAGLRPTFGLDPGTGALLMNTSVEVPEAALWFLAHETGGKAMINAYRKVALAETVADTRSYYWLGFEPPRDENDMRHDIEVRLIDRQGLRVRTRTHYLDMSRSAEFTMLVEGSLMFGSTPGEGALQVRFGTPRRAGFRKILVPMWVTIPVDDLTLLPIGGQWRNEVEFRISVVDKYGDHSKNLGSRIPILYSEAPPPGKTFIYGTELPILKREHRYLAAVYDPVTGEILSRRGTVGPR comes from the coding sequence GTGAAAGCCGCCATGGTGCCCGTCGTCACGATGCTCCTGGCCGCGCTCCCGGCCGCGGCCCAGGAAGCCCCCCTGCCGAACCTGTTCTCCGACGTGATGGACGTCCGCGTCGTGAACGTGGAAGCGGTCGTCACCGACAGGAAGGGAAACCGGGTTCGGGGGCTCGAGGCGAACGACTTCGAACTCCTCGTCGACGGCAAGCCCGCGCCGATCGACTACTTCACCGAGATCGACGGGGGACTGGCGGTTGCCACCCGCGACGACCGCATCGGAGGCGTGCCGACGCTCACACCGGATAAGCAGGTGGGCACGAACTTCCTCATCTTCATCGACGAGCTGTTCGCCATCCGCCGCCAGCGTGACGGTTTCCTGAATCGGCTCGAGAGGGATCTGGCTCTGCTCAACCCGTCCGACCAGGTAGCCATCGTCGCCTTCGACGGCTACAACGTCACCCGGTTGACCGACTGGACGAACTCACGCCACAAGATGGAGGAGGCGATCGGGCAGGCGAGGGAACGCAAGGCGCTCGGCCTGACGCGGATCCTCGGTCTGGGCAATCTCGAGGATCAGATCCGGCGGACCGTCATGGCCGCCACCGCCAGCATCCGCAGCCTGGCCGACGTTCCGGGCCGCAAGGTGATGCTCCTGCTGGTCGAGACCTACTGCACGCCGACCCGTTCCTGGGCGTTCTCGTCGTTCTGGCAGGAAGGAACCTGTTGGGAAAGCGTTGGCAACGTCTACCAGCCTCTCGTGACCACCGCCAATCTTGTCGGCTACACCGTCTACCCGGTGGACATGGCCGGCCTTCGCCCCACCTTCGGTCTCGACCCCGGCACAGGCGCGCTCCTGATGAACACCTCGGTGGAGGTTCCGGAGGCGGCTCTGTGGTTCCTCGCCCACGAGACCGGCGGCAAGGCGATGATCAACGCCTACCGCAAGGTCGCGCTCGCCGAGACGGTGGCCGACACGCGCTCGTACTATTGGCTCGGCTTCGAGCCGCCGCGCGACGAGAACGACATGCGACACGACATCGAGGTCCGGCTCATCGACCGCCAGGGCCTACGCGTCCGCACCCGCACGCACTACCTCGACATGTCGAGGAGCGCCGAGTTCACGATGCTGGTCGAAGGTTCGCTGATGTTCGGCAGCACGCCGGGCGAGGGCGCCCTGCAAGTTCGTTTCGGCACGCCGCGCAGGGCCGGATTCAGGAAGATCCTCGTGCCCATGTGGGTCACGATTCCGGTAGACGATCTGACCCTGCTCCCGATCGGCGGGCAGTGGCGGAACGAGGTGGAGTTCAGGATCTCGGTCGTCGACAAGTACGGCGACCACTCGAAGAACCTGGGCAGCAGGATCCCGATCCTCTACTCGGAGGCGCCGCCTCCGGGAAAGACCTTCATCTACGGAACGGAACTGCCGATCCTCAAACGCGAGCATCGCTACCTGGCCGCAGTCTACGACCCTGTCACAGGCGAGATCCTGTCGCGCCGGGGCACGGTCGGACCGAGATAG
- a CDS encoding VWA domain-containing protein, with amino-acid sequence MRCPPVLLVALVLAALPAAGQETPAPEMFSEVIDVRVVNVEAVVTDRDGNRIRGLPVSDFELWVDGWRVPIDYFSEIDDGMARSTSETSATPESGAPRKTPRAAPTVPPDERVRTNYLVFIDEFFAIKKNRDRVLKRLEKDLSELHPEDHVAVVAFDGGNVARLTDWTNEDDQLRDALREARKRKALGLMRRADLDPVAMPSAGTDQAGEALAQAGVGDQPGLLDVRRSSTSLLQNKRERQIHRSVLAAATTLRSFGDPPGRKVMLILTDGWGVPSWESVNPIGPLPPSLEDLYGPLAHAANRVGYTLYPVDLPGLNPAFRNSPLGIGDASTGYNEGDFADPTVTTTAGAFSVPEGINAEWFQEGALAYLAYETGGLPMINAFRDVALAEAAADTRSYYWLGFEPRVNQTDELHEIEVRVIGHPDLRVRSRRSFFDLSRSAEVTMMTEGAVLFGGAPGKETLGVRFGVPEPTRGRKIHVPMEIAIPLDDIALLPMGDRLMNELEFRVTLINEGGERSDTPIQKVQISGASAPPPGAVFVFETTLLLRSHEHRFVASVYDPLTGAVLSAQGTVGPKSGREAGEEG; translated from the coding sequence ATGAGATGTCCACCCGTACTCCTGGTCGCCCTGGTCCTCGCCGCGCTCCCGGCCGCCGGGCAGGAGACCCCCGCGCCGGAGATGTTCTCCGAGGTGATCGACGTTCGGGTCGTGAACGTCGAAGCGGTGGTCACCGACAGGGACGGAAACCGGATCCGCGGACTGCCGGTCTCGGACTTCGAACTCTGGGTGGACGGCTGGCGGGTGCCGATCGACTACTTCTCGGAGATCGACGACGGAATGGCCCGGTCGACGTCGGAGACCAGCGCGACCCCCGAGAGCGGTGCACCGCGGAAAACTCCGCGCGCGGCGCCTACCGTCCCTCCCGACGAGCGGGTGCGCACGAACTATCTCGTGTTCATCGACGAGTTCTTCGCGATCAAGAAGAACCGTGACCGGGTGCTCAAGCGGCTGGAGAAGGACCTGTCGGAACTCCATCCGGAGGATCACGTCGCCGTGGTCGCCTTCGACGGCGGCAACGTCGCACGCCTGACCGACTGGACGAACGAGGACGACCAGCTCCGGGATGCCCTGCGCGAGGCGCGCAAGCGCAAGGCGCTCGGGCTCATGCGAAGAGCCGACCTGGACCCGGTGGCGATGCCCTCGGCCGGCACCGACCAGGCGGGCGAAGCCCTCGCTCAAGCTGGCGTTGGCGACCAGCCCGGACTCCTCGACGTGCGGCGCTCCTCGACATCGCTGCTCCAGAACAAGCGTGAGCGCCAGATCCACCGATCCGTCCTGGCGGCCGCGACGACGCTGCGCAGCTTCGGGGACCCTCCGGGCCGCAAGGTGATGCTGATCCTCACCGACGGCTGGGGCGTGCCGTCCTGGGAAAGCGTGAACCCGATTGGACCGCTTCCTCCAAGCCTGGAGGACCTCTACGGGCCGCTGGCGCACGCCGCGAATCGGGTCGGCTACACGCTCTATCCGGTCGACCTTCCCGGCTTGAACCCCGCCTTCCGAAACAGTCCCCTCGGTATCGGAGACGCGTCCACCGGGTACAACGAAGGCGACTTTGCCGACCCGACGGTCACGACGACGGCAGGTGCCTTCAGTGTCCCCGAGGGAATCAACGCCGAGTGGTTCCAGGAGGGGGCGCTCGCGTACCTTGCCTACGAGACCGGCGGATTGCCGATGATCAACGCCTTCAGAGACGTGGCCCTCGCCGAGGCCGCGGCCGACACGCGTTCCTACTATTGGCTCGGCTTCGAGCCGCGTGTCAACCAGACCGACGAACTCCACGAGATCGAGGTGCGCGTGATCGGGCATCCCGACCTCCGCGTCAGGTCGCGGCGGAGCTTCTTCGACCTGTCCAGGAGCGCCGAAGTCACGATGATGACGGAGGGCGCGGTGCTGTTCGGCGGCGCCCCCGGCAAGGAAACGCTGGGGGTGCGATTCGGCGTTCCGGAACCCACCAGGGGCCGGAAGATCCACGTGCCGATGGAGATCGCGATCCCGCTCGACGACATCGCGCTGCTGCCGATGGGCGATCGCTTGATGAACGAGCTGGAGTTCCGGGTCACCTTGATCAACGAGGGCGGCGAGCGGTCCGACACGCCGATCCAGAAGGTCCAGATCTCCGGAGCGTCGGCGCCGCCGCCGGGAGCCGTCTTCGTCTTCGAGACGACGCTCCTGCTTCGCTCCCATGAGCATCGGTTCGTCGCCTCGGTCTACGACCCGCTCACCGGCGCCGTCCTCTCGGCCCAGGGAACGGTAGGGCCCAAGTCGGGCCGGGAGGCAGGCGAAGAAGGATGA
- a CDS encoding VWA domain-containing protein yields MKFHPIAAAALLLAALPAAPQDTPLPDLFADVIDVRVVNVEVVVTDRKGNRIRGLEASDFELRVDGEPVPIEYFTEIDDGRARTSLDDGVGNVPSLTPDKQVGTNYLVFIDELSAIRRDRDRVLNGLEQDLALLSPADRVAVVAFDGYNLARLTDWTNSRDEIEHALQQARERKGLGLMRMTGLGDQTEQTRRAVLAATATVRSFAGAPGRKAMLLLADGWSGSVDSFGRSTLASPVSLYTSTWDVVRPLVDAANLVGYTLYPVNLPGLRFSVDLGLSRDDITAFRHPRSHPLSYPHRNPFYVGDDLVDSWLINPFPLFPSASSQWSRQAALRHLAGETGGLAMINAQRDEALAIATDDTRSYYWLGFEPPRDENDVLHDIDVRVVGRRNLRVRARESYMDMSKSTEVTMLVEGSLLFGGSPGTDSLDVRFGTPERAGFRKIAVPMEVTIPLDDLTLLPIGGQWMNELEFRVTVINERGDRSEIPVRRIPILGPAAPLPGQTFTYDTGIVIRRREHRYVAAIYDPLSGAILSSSGEVGSSQRPEPKRRVRR; encoded by the coding sequence GTGAAGTTCCATCCGATCGCGGCAGCCGCTCTGCTCCTGGCCGCCCTCCCCGCCGCCCCGCAGGACACGCCCCTGCCGGACCTGTTCGCCGACGTGATCGACGTCCGGGTCGTCAACGTCGAAGTCGTCGTCACGGACAGGAAGGGGAACCGGATCCGGGGGCTCGAGGCGAGCGACTTCGAACTCCGGGTCGACGGCGAGCCGGTGCCCATCGAGTACTTCACCGAGATCGACGACGGGCGCGCAAGGACCTCGCTCGACGACGGCGTCGGCAACGTGCCCTCGCTGACGCCCGACAAACAGGTAGGCACGAACTACCTCGTCTTCATCGATGAACTCTCGGCAATCCGGCGCGATCGGGACCGGGTGCTGAACGGGCTGGAGCAGGACCTGGCATTGCTCAGCCCTGCCGACCGCGTTGCGGTCGTCGCCTTCGACGGGTACAACCTCGCGCGGCTGACGGACTGGACGAACTCCCGCGACGAGATCGAGCACGCGCTGCAGCAGGCGCGGGAGCGGAAGGGTCTCGGCCTGATGAGGATGACCGGTCTCGGCGACCAGACGGAGCAGACGCGACGAGCCGTCCTGGCCGCTACGGCTACTGTTCGCAGTTTCGCCGGCGCTCCGGGCCGCAAGGCGATGCTGCTGCTCGCCGATGGCTGGAGCGGGTCGGTCGACTCGTTCGGTCGCTCGACGCTCGCTTCGCCGGTGAGCCTCTACACGAGCACATGGGACGTTGTCCGCCCCCTGGTCGATGCGGCGAATCTGGTCGGCTACACGCTCTATCCGGTCAACCTTCCAGGTCTACGATTCTCAGTCGATCTGGGGCTGTCCCGTGACGACATCACCGCGTTCCGCCATCCACGCAGCCACCCCCTCTCCTATCCCCACAGGAATCCGTTCTACGTGGGCGACGACCTGGTGGATTCGTGGCTCATCAACCCCTTCCCCCTCTTCCCCAGCGCAAGCTCCCAGTGGTCGCGGCAGGCGGCACTCCGACACCTCGCCGGCGAGACCGGAGGTCTGGCCATGATCAATGCGCAGCGAGATGAAGCGCTCGCCATCGCCACCGACGACACCCGCTCCTACTACTGGCTCGGATTCGAGCCGCCACGCGACGAGAACGACGTGCTGCACGACATCGACGTGCGCGTGGTGGGGCGCCGTAACCTCCGGGTCCGTGCGCGCGAGAGCTACATGGACATGTCGAAGAGCACCGAGGTCACCATGCTCGTCGAAGGTTCGTTGCTGTTCGGCGGCTCCCCGGGGACCGACTCGCTCGACGTGCGGTTCGGCACCCCCGAGCGCGCCGGATTCAGGAAGATCGCCGTGCCGATGGAGGTCACGATCCCGCTCGACGATCTGACCCTGCTGCCGATCGGCGGTCAGTGGATGAACGAGTTGGAGTTTCGGGTCACCGTGATCAACGAGCGGGGCGACCGCTCCGAGATCCCGGTCAGGAGGATTCCGATTCTCGGTCCCGCGGCTCCGCTGCCGGGCCAGACCTTCACCTACGACACAGGCATCGTGATTCGAAGACGCGAGCACCGCTACGTCGCGGCAATCTACGACCCTCTTTCGGGCGCGATCCTGTCGAGCAGCGGAGAGGTCGGCTCCAGCCAACGGCCAGAGCCCAAGAGGAGAGTACGCCGTTGA